GTAGAGAACGGAAAAGGCCTAGAGCTGTAGGGAGTTAAAAGGACGCGGTTAGGCCGCGTGGCTGACGAGGGTCTCTTGCCTTCTGTGCCAGGCGGATGATGAGCACTACATCCCAAGAGCCGTGCTGCTGGACCTGGAGCCGCGAGTCATCCATTCCATCCTCAACTCTCCCTATGCCAAGCTCTACAACCCCGAGAACATCTACCTGTCGGAGCACGGCGGGGGCGCTGGGAACAACTGGGCCAGCGGCTTCTCCCAGGTGCCCGGGAAGCATCACATAGAGAAGTTGTACCCGCCACGCCCCCTTCCTAGAGAGCGGTTCCCTAGTAAGGCCTCTCTGCTTATGGGGGGGCACCCATTATTTCTCAACCCAAATGAGACTGGGCGGGTCTGCAGGAAACAGTACTCCAGAAGCACTGTGTGAGGTGGGGAGGGACCCAGCCGGAGTTTTCTACAGTAAACTCGGGATCAACAGCTCAGAATTTTGTGGCAAAAAAGGCAGCTGTGTCCGAAGGAAGAGTTTTGTGTTCTGTGAGGAGAGATTGGAGATGGATATGCTGTGTCCAAAAACCCTTGATTTTCACACGTCCCTACAGGGGGAGAAGATTCACGAGGACATCTTTGATATCATAGACCGGGAGGCAGACGGCAGTGACAGCCTAGAGGTAAGGGCCCCCAAGGAACCTGGTAGATGCATAACAACATGATATGACTGGGAGGAAGGGGCAACATCCAAAGCTGTCATCCCTTGTCTTGTAGGGTCTTTCTTGATTCCACCAGGACTTTCTTTAGTTTTCAAACCTTTCCCATATCACTGGATAGAAATAGGGCCGTGTTTCCCATGTGCTGAGGCCTGAAAGCAGTGTTGGGCTTAGGCATGAGGCTTTGGGAAGGACTGTGATTTAGGGGTCCTCCACGATCATCTCTCCACTCCCTCTGCATCCAGGGTTTTGTTCTGTGTCACTCTATAGCTGGTGGAACTGGCTCTGGCTTGGGCTCCTATCTCCTAGAACGGCTGAATGACAGGTGAGTATGTAGAGCGCCTATCTCCTAGAATGGTTTCATGAGTCTGTCCTTTTCTGGATAGATGGGTTTCCATGGGAGCCGGCACCTTTATCTTGGAATAAAGGATTAGCTCTCTCCTTTCCTGGTAGGGGTACTGAAGTTAGCAACAGAAGGTTGGACTAGGCCTCAGGAATTCCCTGACGGCTAGCTTTCTAGGAGGAGTGGGTAATTCCCGAGTTCTCCCCTTTCCCTGGGTCTTTGAACACTTTTCTGCCCTCCCTTAACACCTCCCCTTTGATAGAGTTAGGGAATGTAGAGATTCATCTTTATTAACTCTCTTCTGCATCACTACCTCCCAGATACCCCAAGAAGCTGGTACAGACATACTCTGTATTTCCTAACCAGGATGAGATGAGTGATGTGGTCGTGCAGCCCTATAACTCACTGCTAACTCTCAAGAGACTGACACAGAATGCAGATTGTGTGGTGAGCCTTGGGGAGAGAAACCAGGGTTCTCCCTTGCCTACACAAAATCAGTTTATCCTATTCAGTGAGTTCAGCTGTACCCACTCCTCAGTTACTATACCatgaagtatttattgagcactcaCTGAATGCTTAGCATCTTAGAGATGCTGAGAAcaagatagaaaagaaatataagatttgAGCCTTAACCCTCCCCCCTACACGTCTGAGCTTCAAAAATCATATGGAATGCATAATACAACTataaaaggatataaacaagtAGTATTTCCAGTGAAAAGAGTAttaggcctagagtcaagaagactcaatttcctgagctcaaatctggtctcagatttttaccagctgtgtgaccctggccaagtcacttaaccctatttgcctcaggttctacagatttctcatctgtaaaatgatggggagAAAGAAATTGCAGACCACTCCAGAACTTGGTCAAGAATACCccaatggggccatgaagagttgaacactattgaaaaaaaattataccgtTCAGTGAGCCTTCCCTATCACAATACACCATGGAAGAGCTCGACATGTTTTTTTACAGTTTGGGGAGACTTAGCCTATTGTTTAAGCAAAGCTGACTTTCCTCTGATCTTCATCCCTCCTCAGGTGGTTCTGGACAACACAGCCCTCAATCGAATTGCTACAGACAGACTGCACATCCAAAACCCATCCTTCTCCCAGATCAACCAGCTGGTGAGCAGTCTTCTCTACCCACCCACATGGGTCTTCTTGGCTTTAATTGTTTCTTGCCGTGGGATGTTACTGAGGTTCTTCATGATCTGTGGCCAGTCTGCAACTCTGCATTTCTCTGGCGACTGTGTTCCTGGTTTTCCAGACCTCAAAACCATGACCTGCTCCCCCTTCCCTTCAGCTCCCTTCGGTGCTGTCTTCCCCCATTATGTAAgctccagggcagctaggtggcagagtggatagaacaccagccctgaagtaaggaggactgagttcaaatcctccttctctccttctctctccctccttctttcctctctttctttcctcatttccttcttcctttctccctctacttctccctcttccctccttctcctcctctctccttcccttctgttctccctctttcccttcctccctcctttctttccttccttcctccttccctcctcctttttccttcattccctccctccccccctctttttcttccttccttccttgcttccctcccctgcctcccattttcccttcctcccccccttctTCTTTTTACTATGTTCACAGGTGTCCACCATCATGTCGGCCAGCACCACCACCCTGCGCTACCCTGGCTACATGAACAATGACCTCATCGGCCTCATCGCCTCCCTTATCCCCACACCCAGGCTCCACTTCCTCATGACTGGTTACACCCCCCTCACCACTGACCAATCTGTAAGCAGCTGCCCTCTCCTTTGACTCCCCCTCCACTCCGGATCCCATCCTCCCCACAGTAAGTCAGGATTATTGCCCAGGAGGCAGAGACTGAAGGGCCAGACCGATGCAGTTCTCCTCCCTGCTGTGTGCCCTGACCCTGCCTCTGGAAGCAGACCCCAGAGGCTATGGGCTCAAAGCCTGGAACAAAATGTGCGactatgtctctctcttcctctcccctccaccTTTTTCCTCACTGCAGATAGAAGAGCTGCACTGGAGAGTTTATCTTTTCCCTTCTAGTTTTTGGGTCCCAGACCTTGAGCTAAGGAAAAGTGAACCTTTGCCCTATGCCTGCCCCTCATAACCTACAATGCCAACTTTAGGTAGTCTAGGTGGTGGCCCCCTGGTTGTCTGAGGTTACTGTAGAAATAacactgggttcaaatcttgcctctctTACTTTGTATCTGTGTAACATTGGATTATAGTaatccccagtttcttcatctgtaaagcgAAGGTTCcacttttaagtctttttttttttttttttacaattatattaggaaggaaatcagcatttattaagtatctgtgctaagtactttataaatatctctttgATTCTTACAACTACCCTGGGATGTAAGtactattattgtcctcattttacatttgatgcTTTTAAATGGCTTATTGAGGGTTGTCACATACACAGTGAGAATCTAAGGCTGAATTGAACCCAGGAATTCCTCACTCTAGGTCCactgctctacctagctgcctttgACTATTGTCCACTAATAGGGGCCAGGAGACAATTTGGAGACATTGGGTTTGATTGAGTCCCTGTTCCCAATCCTGAGGGCTGAGTTTCCTACCACTAGATATGTATTCTGGGCTGGGCTTGGGGAGAGGCAGTTGGGGTAGGTCACACGAACTCTCACTCTAGTATATAACTATATAGACTCTTCCTGGCCAGCCCAATGTCTCCCTGTACTCCTAGAATGCTCCCTTATAGTCTCTTCCTTCAGGTGGCCAGCGTGAGGAAGACAACGGTATTGGACGTGATGCGGCGGCTGCTGCAACCCAAGAATGTGATGGTGTCCACAGGCCGGGACCGCCAGACCAACCACTGCTACATTGCCATTCTCAACATTATTCAGGGAGAGGTGGACCCCACCCAGGTGGGTAATTTCCCTCACTTAAATAACTCCCCCTCCTTAATACTACATAGTTAGAGGAGTCTCAGGATCTTTAGAGGCTGAGATCAGTAGTTGAAAATGCCTCCCTCAAACTTTGATTCTCCCCCATTTATGCCTTAGGTCCATAAAAGCCTGCAAAGGATCCGGGAACGGAAGTTAGCTAACTTTATCCCTTGGGGCCCAGCAAGCATCCAGGTGGCACTATCTCGGAAGTCTCCATATCTGCCATCTGCCCATCGAGTCAGTGGACTCATGATGGCCAACCACACCAGCATCTCCTCTGTGAGTCTACTCTTTCTCTGCCCATACCCATGTTTCCTCCCCCTTTTTCACCCTTTTATCATCTCACTTCCTCCATTctaaatgagaattatgagagaagagaaaacaagacaaCTTCAATTCCACTGTCACCCACCTCCCAGACCAAGACCATGGCATTCACTTATTtgtgtctcttcctctctcacctCCATCTCAGCTGTTTGAGAGCACATGCCATCAGTATGATAAGCTGCGGAAGCGAGAGGCCTTCCTGGAGCAGTTCCGCAAGGAGGACATCTTCAAGGAGAACTTCGATGAGCTGGACACCTCGAGGGAGATTGTGCAGCAGCTCATTGATGAGTATCATGCTGCCACCAGGCCTGACTACATCTCCTGGGGTACTCAAGAGCAGTGATCTGCTAACTATTCCAAGGAGAGCAGTTCCCACATTTCAGAGGTTTTAACCTCTCTGCCATTGTAATCTAGTGTCCCTTTGATCCCTTCCAAAATCCTGAATTCCAGCATGGATACATCAGCTTTTTCCATTTACACCTATCCCCCTTAAGGATGAATACAGGAAAAATCTAACAGTACCATTACGTAGTCTCTTTCTGTGTTGACCATCTccaataaaacattaaatgagAACTGTGAGGTGTCCGTGGGCTTTGCCAAAGGGGACTTTGGATCCTGTTTTATCTGTCATGGAGAAGCTTTGGGTTTGTATTCAGGTCACCAAGTGAGGTTGGGCGTGTTCCTCACCTattctaagcctcaatttccccatatataacataaatagtTTTAAGtaaatccagaattttttttttttaagatagaagGAAGCTCTATGGCCATCTAGTCCAGCCTTCCAAAGAAATCTCCACTAGAATATACCCAACAAATGTCCATCTAGCTTTGGCTGAAGACTTCTGAGAGGGAATTCTCTACCTTTTGGTATGGCTCATTGTACTTTTGGGTAGCTAAAATTCTGTCGAATCTAATTTGTCTCTGCAGTTTCTACGCTCTGCTCCAACTTGTACTTTATcaggccaaacagaacaaatttaatcCCTGTTTTACAAGATGGCCTTTCAAATGCCCAAACTTTCCCTAACCTTCCCTTCTGCAGGCCAGCATCCTCAGAATTCTTTCAATTGATCTTCAGGTGAAAAGTCCTCAAGATTCTCTCTATAAATTCTATTAGCAAATGATTCAGTGGGGACTAGGATGTGGAAAATGTGGGACTAAGGGAAAGTGGTTCAAGTAAGAGGCAACCAGGTGAGCCCACCtctatttgatcttcaaattctAGCTAAGTAAACAGACTAGGGCATCTCTTTCCTTCTTAAAGACCTCCCCATCTTTGGCTCTTTGAGCTCTTTGAGAAAAGGGCAGGTAGACAGTACAGTAGGTGGGTAGAATGTCAGGcttaaagtcaagaagaatggccaaatctagtctcagacactaactgtataaccctaagcaagtcagtccctgtttgcctcagtttcctcctctgtcaaatgagctggaaaaggaaattgcaagccactccagtacctttgccaagaaaacccaaaatgtggtcacaaagacttggatacaactgagcaacaacaaaggGAAACAGGCTGGCCACACACTAAGCAGACTTCCTTTGTTGATGGGGCTACCCACTGTGTCCCCATTCGTGATTTTGACACCCCTTCCCAGTCTAGAGTGCTTCCCTTCAGCATATGGTGGTGTTAGTACTGCCCTGACCTTTCTAATAAGGAGAGATCAGAGGTGCTAGAGATGAACCAGCAGGGATGCTAGTCATGATCACAGGGTGTAGGCAGACACTGGACACCTGTGCAGGAATTTGAAAGTGTCAATGCTAGTGACTCAGCCTCCCTCCAGCCTCAGGGACGCCAAAATACCACCCCCACACCacaaggagaggggaaggggaagtaaTTAGCTTCTCCTAGTGCCCTACTGCTCCACCCACTACCCTTGGAGCAGCATCTTGGGCTGTCAGAGGTTAAAGTCAGAAGGTCAAGATGGGTGGTGTCCCATCGGTGTCCGGGGTTCCTGGCAAAAGCCCAGAAtgtgggggtgggaggtggggcCCGATCCCAAGGGAGCAACTATGAGCCACAGCTTCAACTAAGGCAGTCATGGACTGCTGACATCACTCACATAGGAAGAGTTTGtgtaaataaagattttttttcttttcttctacaaATAAATTAAGAAACATACTAGAAAATTGTCCGTGCTTGTCAAAACCCTGGCCCCTGGGTGCAGGGGGAAGGAGATGACAAGGGGGCCCTGTCCCTGCAGGGCTAATGTGTGTGGTACGGTGAGTCAGTGGTTCTCAAAATCCCAGAGCAGTCCAAAAGCCAGGTATGGTGATAGATGTTCATGTGTGGGCAAGCCACGATTCCATCACTGTCCCAAGTCTCTCGGCTGCTGATGGCCAAAACAGCCAGATTATACTTGGTGGTCATCGAGGCTTGGATTCTGGCTGACAGGGGAGGGTGTGCTCGGCAGGTCTGGTGGGGTGACAACACTGCGAGATCTGTCAGGTGTAGAGCTGGCCAGGTAGGCGTTCACCAGGTGCACGATCTCTTCCACCTTgagaaaaccagaaagaaaaggaCACTAGATACCGGGATAGATCATTACACCCATCTTTCTGTACCGCCACCTCCAGGCTACCTTTATGGCCCTTCTATCCCTCCATTTCCAGGTTACCTGCGGGCTCTGTAGGAGCAGCTGACTGTCCCCGACCTTTAATGCCAGAGTGTGTGGGCCAGTCAGCTGGCAGGCAGCCACGTGACCATAGCTGACATTGTGGATGGGCTCAGTCTCCCCTGGCCGAGACAGGGACATGGTCTTGGCACCCACACCAAGGCAGAGTTGCTGGGGAACACCACCCCCACTCTCCTGGTGGATAAAAGAAGGGCATAAAGTCAAGGAGGCAGGAACTCTCCCATGGGGAAGAGAGCAGGAAAGTGGTTTAGAAGGGGACAGAGAATCCTGATCCAAATGGAGAGGGCTCCTACAGGAGGGTGGGCACCCAGGGCGGTTCTGGGACGGAGCAGGACTTCTTGCTGGTCCTCACCCCCTTTTGGGAAGGAAGGGCATCCCTGAAAGGAGGTACCGGGCACCCATGGGGCTCTGGTGGGAGAGCGGAGTGGAGAAAAAGGGACAAGAGCTCTGAGTGAACTCCTGCTCTTTCCGCTGCCCTCTTCTCACCGTGCTCAGTTCCAGGACGTCATATCGGGCAGCACCAAAACCTGGACACTGTGCAGCTAGAGCCAAGTAGGTCGCCATCGCCTCGGCCTGGCCCATGCCCCGCAGCTGCTTCCACCCTCCCAGGACGGCGGCGGCAGCCCCAGCGCTTCCCCCATCGCGGGCCGGGCCCGCGCCCCCACGCCTGGCCCGCTCTGCCCGCCTCTTGGCTAAGCCCGGACTCCAGAGCGCCCCGGCCAGCAGGGCGGTGGGATGAGGAGCTCTAGGGGCTGGGCGGGGCGGGGCCTCTCGCATCGGGGCCGAAGCGGGCAGCAGGCGGTCTAGGCGCGGAAGAGGAGCCAGAGGCGAGAAGTCGCGATGGAGACTTTGTAGGCGCAGGGCGGCCAAGGCCCTCAGCGTGTCCTCGGGCGGGGGCGGCCGGCCCCGCAACAGAAGAGCGTGGGCCTGTAGAGGTGACACCCGTGAGGGGGCGGTGAAGACAATTTGGGAGCGAGGGGCGAGCGGGGCTTCTGGAAGGCGGAGGGAGCCCAGTAAGCAAAGCGAAGCAGAGGAGACCCTAAGGCAGGATGGGCAGCCGGCTAAGGGGGGACTTTGGGGGAGGCTCACTGGCGCCTGGATCCGCGCGCGCTCACGCGAGCGGGGCCGACATTCAGCAACCCACACCTGCTCAAATAGGAAAGGTAGTTCGTGCCCGTCCGGAGGCAGCCCCTCAGGATGCAAAGGTCCGTGGAGACGCAGACACAGTCTCCAGCCCGAATCTGGAGATTCTGCCTCCTCTGCAGTCACACTGCGAAGCAGAGACAGGTAACCGAAGCTTAGACCGAGGCCACGGCCCTGGAGGGGGCCGAGGGGAGGGGTCTGAACTGGACGGGGGCGGGGCCGGTGTGGAATGGAAGGAGCTGGGGAAGGGAGTGGTCCAGGGGAAGGGAAGACTGTGACTGGGAGGAAGGGCGAGGGCTGGAAAAGGCAAAAGCTAGGACAAGTCCTGGACATTTACTTCTCAAACCTGGTGAGTACGTCAGCCACGAGGGCCCCTCCTGCCAGGGCCCGCTCCTGGGAGCCCCTCTGCTCGTAGAGCGCGAACGCGTTCCGGCTCCGAGACAGGCCTAGCCGCCCCACCAGTTCCCGCGCCACCTGGTGGGGGGTAAGGCAGGCGAAGAGGGGTGGGCGAATGTCTCACCCCACCCCAGGAAATCGTACGCCACTAAGTGGAAAATGCAACTCCCTCATTCTACAGAAAAATACATCGAGACCtcaggaaagttaagtgactagACCAGGGTCCCACAAGGCACTTAGAGGCAGAGCCGAGAAGGCTTTCTTCACTTCGGCTAATTGCCCCAAACTTAAAGAACAGAGGTCCTTCCTTCCCCGACTGTCAAAGGTAGTGGTGTCGTGAAAAGTCATAGATTTATACCTGGATCTTAAAAGTCATTCATACATATCTCTTCCAGCCAGGTGAGGTGTGTgggagagagacggagacagagacagacacacacagagacagagagtccaCCTGTCCCATGGTGGGAGAGCCAAATTCTGAGAAATCCATTCAGCTGACCTGAGGGAAGGGGGCAGGCCTTTGAACCCCAGGTTTAGAATAACTCTTAGTCTCccatctctaagattccttccagttggGCACTTGAGTACATAACGCTTCCTGTTGGGTTTATAGTGTCCATAGCCATGGAACACCGTCCCAGTACTCACCTCCGAGGCAGTAGTGTGTGAGTCAATGGCCACACTACAGGCGCCTGCTCCTGGACAGTGCACAGTACACAGGAGCTCCTGACGCTGGCTGAGAGCAGAGATTTCTGCCAAAGATGGCACCAGCTCCCGGCCCCGAGTCCGTCCCAGGGCCTTCCTGATGAACCGTGTATATTCAGCCAGCTCCGTGTCAGGAAACGCTTTCTCTGTCCTGAGAAGGACATTCAGGTCAGAACACTAGCAGGTAGGTATCCCGTCCTGGCTCACAGGAACTGCTCTTTCTCCATTCTCTGCCCTCCAGTCTGCCACCCTCAtgggtcttctctcatcctggaTGTTCCTGTTATCTCCACACTTCCTCTCGCCATTCTTCCATCTATTTTCCCCAACTTTCCTTCTCTGACACAATCTCCACAATTCCCACACCTTAATATGACATTATCAGTACATGGGAGCTAAAGTCTTGTTCTAAGATTAGCTGAGTGCCCCGATCTTAAGGGTCTGTCTCTGTGAGATTCATCCTTCTCTGACTACCCTGCCCTCGGTCCTTTCTCACCTCTCCAGGTGCCCCAGCAGATGCCCCCGAACAGCCCCTCCAGGCCGGAAGGTGCAGCTCATGCAGCAGAGTAACTGCCAGTATCGAAGGGCAGCCGGGCTGTTAGGGGAGGGGGACTCTGGGGGCCCTGCAGGGCCCGAAGTCTGCTTGGCCAGCTGCAGGAAGAGTTCATCCCTGAGCGCAGGCAGGTCTCGACAGGTCTGGAGCACACCCTGCATTAGCGGCCCAGGACGCCGCGCCCCTTCTAGGGCCTGCAGGGCCAAGAACAGCCGTACAGCCTCCTCTCGAAGTGGCGCATAGCCCGGACCTGGTGGGGAAGTGATGGGAGTTGGGGATAGGGAGGTTGAAGACACGTCAGACTGGGCTTGGGGACCTATAGGAAGAGAAACAAGGGGTCTAAAGGAGTGCTGGATAAAATCTGGAACAAATTACACAGGATTGGGGGAGACTGGCAGCCTAAGAGAAATCAATTATTCCTGATGGAGTATAATAATAACTTAATATTTACAGAACTTTGTCCTAACATCTCTGTGACTTGGACATAGAAAGTGCAATAATTctttcatagatgaggaagctggagCTGAGagtttaagtgccttgcccatgCACATGGGTAAGAAATATTATcgtcagaatttgaactttaaGTCCAGAATTTTCCCTTATgctttgcaatttctttttttttttttcaggtatgtccatttattcccatacttgGTGCCCCAACTGTGGAAAGttgtattttttgggggggaagaccATATTCCCTTATCTCCCAGTCCTTGCATCTCTAGCCTACTCACCTGGAGGGCCAACCCCATAAGGCAGAGGTAGGAGTGGGGCATAAAGGGCGCTGCTGGTGTGCCTCAggattggattccgaagataaaTCAGGGCCACAGCCTCAGAGTCTCCACTACTCTCCTGCAAGATTGGAGAAAGGAATAGATCACTTGATGGATGCTGGATTGAGGGGGGAGGGTCACCCTGACCCTTCCTTAACCTCTCTATTTGGACTCTTTGACCCCACCATTATCAATCTGGTATCACAACATACCCACCTCCTATCCAAATTCTCTGATACCTGAATATCCCGAAGTAGGAGCTGGGTGGGGGTCTCTAGGGGTGCCTTCCCTGCAATGACACTGCGAAGTGCTGCACCCCAGCGGGCAGCCTCAGCTAGTCGAGAAGAGCAGAGCCGGACACTGTGTTTTCTGCCTGATACTGTCACTGACCAGAGACCTGAGGAAAGAGGGCAAAGAAGGATGCCCACTTTCTTATTTACCCTTCATCAAAGAGCAATAGGGGCAAGCAGCAGCACTGGGACATCCAAGGCTAAGATGGGAAGAGGAAGATGGAAACTATCTCAAGATTTTCTCACCAGTTTCCTTGGGCTTTCGTTCAGGACCAGACACAGAACACAAACTGGTTAATACTAGACTCCCCAGCCTCCGAGCCCCACGTCCATTTCCACTGAACTGGTCTAAGGAATCGCGTGTGAGCACGAACCAGGCCCTTCGGGGGGGCAGCCAGGGCCGGGCCCCCCCTAACCGAGGTTCCCTCTGCAGCCAACCtggtaggaaaggaaggaataggggaaatcaggaaaatgggACTTCACTGGTGAGGGTATTGAGAGTTCAGAGTTGGGAGTGTTGAAGTGGGAATTCCAAGTGACAGAGGGGATCCCCCACCTTTGACGATTATGTCTGGCTCCTCTTCAGGGGGACCCCGCTCAGGTATAAGGCTTCTGGTCTCCTCTGAGCCCTGCAGCCTGGAGAAGGTGAGAGAAGTGACTGACTAGTAGTTCTGAAGAATTCCCAGAAAGAGGTCCCACCTAATCCAATCAGATCCCATCCAGACTCTGTTCCTTTGGCAAAGAAAGGATCTGGAATTCCCGTAGTGGGCGGGGGAAGGGAGCAGAGAGCCATGTCTCAATCAGAGTCCCTCCCCTCCCAGGCTGTGGGAACCGCTAGGCAGTTCTGACCTCGATCCAGAAATAGCTCAGACCACCAGCCCCCCTCCCAAGTCCCCCGCCAGACCGCCTCTCTTACTATCCACCCCCCTCTCGGACCCCAGCCAAACCACAGCGTCCGGCTTGGAGCTGTTTCCTTATTGCCTAACCCGATGGGAGGGTGAGGGCTAAGAGGAATTGGGGTCTGTGGAATCAGGgaccttggaaaaagaaaatgagttcagtaCGAATGAATGCACTTACCTGTCCGAGCCCGGCCCGCTTCTCCCGGGCTGCGTTAACGTCACCTCCAGAGAGCCCTGCAGCGATGGAAAAGAGATGCCGAGGAATCAGAGGCCTGGCTACACCGAATCCCTAGACTCTGCCTCAGAGGCTCCACAAGTTAAGGAGTTAATCAAGGAGGAGTACGTGGATATCGCTTCTCCCCGGGGAGTCCGGAAATGGAGATCCTctgcttcccccctcccttcagcCAGAATGTGCTACAGTCCTGGGGTCTGGAGTGGGACAATAAAAAGAACGTTTATCCCACTTTGTCCTTTACCCCGGTGAAATATATTCATTTACCCTTTACCAATCTTCCCTTCAAATAAGTCCGTACAAGTTGCTGCTGGTCGATttcagggaagggaagaagacaaaacAAGGGGAAAGGGGCTCTCATATAACGCATAGAGCGTTCTTTATTTCATCACTTCCCACCCGTGGCCCAAGCCTGGGAAGGGTTTCGCTATTGGGGAAATCCCGGAGGAGAGCACGCATTGGGGTAGGGCACTAGCAGTCCCCTTTTCCTCCAGATGAGCCTGGGCTTTTAGGCTCACCGGCCCAGGACACTTCCCCCGGTTGTCCACCAGCTTCCTGGCGCTTCTGTCAAGACAGGGGCTCAAGAAAGAGTCCATCAACCCTGCCGGGAACCACGCCAAGCGGGAACCGTGCCATGGTGCCAGTGCGCCCCAGGCTGGGCAgcgggagagaaaggagggggggaaaggagtgGAAGGAGACCTGGGACACCTGTCCTCAGAGCTCCAGGGGgtgagggaagagagacagagacagactgacagagaaagatagagaccgAGAGAGCGACGGACAGAGACTGGGCGACCCTATCTCGCCTAGGGACTTCAGGTTCGATCCTCTCCGAGAATGCTTAGGTACCCTCTACTAGGAGAACTCTTTCCTTCTAAGGTTCTTGTTGGGTTCTCAACCGCGATTTTTGGGGACCAAAGTGCAACCTTGCCCTCAGTTCATaatctctccgtctctgtctctcctctccctccctccttctctccgtCTCTCCCCTCTCCACCCCCTGTCACTCCCCGCCCCTCTATATTTATCCTCCCTCCGCCTCCGCCAGGTGCTGGCGCCGGCCCCGCGGTGCAACCCGCCCCACCCGGGCACTGAGCCACCGGGCCTGTCGGGGACCCCAGGGCGGGAGGGAAGAAAATGCTGAAGAGAACGGGAAAGACCCCCATTGTAATAGGAAGATTCGATTTATGTCAGTGATACAGGAGGGAAGGTTCAGTCTAtcccctctttgcctcagtttccccactgggGGAGAATCAAGTGAGTCTTCCCTTATTCCCTGGAGGCTTTTTACTGGATCACCCGAGGGGAAGACAATCTCCGTAGTGCGCATATGAAAAGTGTCTAAGGGCCCATGACAGTAGGGACCCTAACCCACAACACAAAACTCAGTCTCAGGTTTCCTCCTACCCCGCCTAGTTCCCCCACGGGAGTTGCTCTGCCTCTGGCAGGCAGGGAGCGGAGCGGACTCAGGAGTCCGAGTCGCCCAGCCGGACTCTCCACATTCCTCTGTGCTGGCGGAGGCGGAAGGAGACGGGACGGGACACGAGccaggaggagaagggagaggccGGGCCAGGCAGGACCACGCGTGACGCCTCCCCTGCCTC
The Sminthopsis crassicaudata isolate SCR6 chromosome 4, ASM4859323v1, whole genome shotgun sequence genome window above contains:
- the PLEKHH3 gene encoding pleckstrin homology domain-containing family H member 3 isoform X1, which produces MPLPGGLWWLLCCRRGFTLLRRDYGDGELGGDADEDEDEETFELRTPGSASCGRGSLEVTLTQPGRSGPGSDRLQGSEETRSLIPERGPPEEEPDIIVKGWLQREPRLGGARPWLPPRRAWFVLTRDSLDQFSGNGRGARRLGSLVLTSLCSVSGPERKPKETGLWSVTVSGRKHSVRLCSSRLAEAARWGAALRSVIAGKAPLETPTQLLLRDIQESSGDSEAVALIYLRNPILRHTSSALYAPLLPLPYGVGPPGPQAQSDVSSTSLSPTPITSPPGPGYAPLREEAVRLFLALQALEGARRPGPLMQGVLQTCRDLPALRDELFLQLAKQTSGPAGPPESPSPNSPAALRYWQLLCCMSCTFRPGGAVRGHLLGHLERTEKAFPDTELAEYTRFIRKALGRTRGRELVPSLAEISALSQRQELLCTVHCPGAGACSVAIDSHTTASEVARELVGRLGLSRSRNAFALYEQRGSQERALAGGALVADVLTSVTAEEAESPDSGWRLCLRLHGPLHPEGLPPDGHELPFLFEQAHALLLRGRPPPPEDTLRALAALRLQSLHRDFSPLAPLPRLDRLLPASAPMREAPPRPAPRAPHPTALLAGALWSPGLAKRRAERARRGGAGPARDGGSAGAAAAVLGGWKQLRGMGQAEAMATYLALAAQCPGFGAARYDVLELSTESGGGVPQQLCLGVGAKTMSLSRPGETEPIHNVSYGHVAACQLTGPHTLALKVGDSQLLLQSPQVEEIVHLVNAYLASSTPDRSRSVVTPPDLPSTPSPVSQNPSLDDHQV
- the PLEKHH3 gene encoding pleckstrin homology domain-containing family H member 3 isoform X3, with protein sequence MPLPGGLWWLLCCRRGFTLLRRDYGDGELGGDADEDEDEETFELRTPGSASCGRGSLEVTLTQPGRSGPGSDRLQGSEETRSLIPERGPPEEEPDIIVKGWLQREPRLGGARPWLPPRRAWFVLTRDSLDQFSGNGRGARRLGSLVLTSLCSVSGPERKPKETGLWSVTVSGRKHSVRLCSSRLAEAARWGAALRSVIAGKAPLETPTQLLLRDIQESSGDSEAVALIYLRNPILRHTSSALYAPLLPLPYGVGPPGPGYAPLREEAVRLFLALQALEGARRPGPLMQGVLQTCRDLPALRDELFLQLAKQTSGPAGPPESPSPNSPAALRYWQLLCCMSCTFRPGGAVRGHLLGHLERTEKAFPDTELAEYTRFIRKALGRTRGRELVPSLAEISALSQRQELLCTVHCPGAGACSVAIDSHTTASEVARELVGRLGLSRSRNAFALYEQRGSQERALAGGALVADVLTRFENVTAEEAESPDSGWRLCLRLHGPLHPEGLPPDGHELPFLFEQAHALLLRGRPPPPEDTLRALAALRLQSLHRDFSPLAPLPRLDRLLPASAPMREAPPRPAPRAPHPTALLAGALWSPGLAKRRAERARRGGAGPARDGGSAGAAAAVLGGWKQLRGMGQAEAMATYLALAAQCPGFGAARYDVLELSTESGGGVPQQLCLGVGAKTMSLSRPGETEPIHNVSYGHVAACQLTGPHTLALKVGDSQLLLQSPQVEEIVHLVNAYLASSTPDRSRSVVTPPDLPSTPSPVSQNPSLDDHQV